TTCAACCAAGCTCTGCGCATCGCCCGAGTAGATAATCTCGAAGGTCAGCGTCCGGTTCTCCTGCTGCAGCAGCTTCTGGAGCGATACCAGCAGCTGTAACCCCGAGAGGTCGATCTTCTCGACATTCGAGGCAATAAGATGCACCGCTCCACCGTTACTAACCATAGCCAACAGCTCCTGCCTTAGCGCATCGCTATTCTCAAGGGTAATGTCGCCCTCTACGGTAATCGTTTGTCCTCCCTGTGCAGGAGCTATTTCGTTTTTTACGCTAAATGTTCCCATCAAAAAAATAATCAGAGAAAGGTTAAAGCCACATCAGCCCCTATATAAAAACTAGAATCTCGCTCTATTCACCCCTAAATCCCCTAAAGGGGACTTTGCGGCAGCTCAACATATTAGGAGTTCCCCCAGCTACTATTCGGCATATTGCCAAACTAACTACTTCGCCATAGCCCCCTTTAGGGGGTTGGGGGTGAATGCTGCAAACCTTTTCAGCAGCCCCAATGCGAACGCTTAAGTGCGATATTCCCTTCCAAAAATCCCTAGCAAGCTGCTAGATGTTAATTCTTACCGTTCGAAATATGGTATTCGCTCTTTCGAAGAACGCCTGCAACACCTCGACAGACATTCACGGACTTTCAACTTTGGTTTACCGCTTTTCGAGAAAGCCCAACGCCATCTCGACGATAGCTTACGCCATTTCAAAATTGGTTTACGCCATCTCGACGATGGTTTACGAGCTCGTAAACTTTCGTAGAGATTTCGTAAACATTCCGAGAGATTTCGTAAACTTTCGTAGATGTTTCGTAAACCTTTCTCGAGATGCCGTAAACTTATCTCGAAGCTCCGTAAACCTCTCTCGAAAGGCGGTAAGCTTATCTCGAAGCTCCGTATGCTATACTCGAAGGTTCTCAAACCTCCCTCGAAGCGTAAAATACTCGTTTCGAAGCTAATTGCTCCATGCTAAAAGCTCGCCATGCTGGGTTTCCGATGCAAATTGCCTCAGCAATCGTGACATCAACCCCAATAAGAACCAGCTTCTAGCTAGTAGTAAGCCCCGTGAAGACTAGGCAGCATCCAACAGCCAACCAATTATCCCATTATAACAGCCAACAGATCCTAAAAACACTCTTCCCGATTTCTCTTACCCCCAAAAGGGTAGGAAGAGCTTCACTAAAAAATCTGCCTAGCTTCACGAGGAGCTTACACTAACTCAACTAATAGACTTCCCTCTGTTCAAAATTACTTGGCCGCTCCTACTTTTTAAGCGACCGGTTATCAACGTATAAGAATTTCCCTTAATCCTCTACATTCTATTCTGCAATGGCTCGCTAAAAGAGCTCGAGGTTATCCTCACCGACAGCACATTCGGCCATTGTGCCGCCATAAGCTCCAGAGCCATTCCCCGCTACACCTAAATATATCTTACGATGA
This window of the uncultured Acetobacteroides sp. genome carries:
- a CDS encoding STAS domain-containing protein, with protein sequence MGTFSVKNEIAPAQGGQTITVEGDITLENSDALRQELLAMVSNGGAVHLIASNVEKIDLSGLQLLVSLQKLLQQENRTLTFEIIYSGDAQSLVECSGYSSLLR